GCAAGGTGTCACGGGAATTGAAGTTATGCATTGCTTTAGAAGCATGAGATGGTTGCTTCTGCATTGTTGCTGATACATTTTCCCTGAAGCAACTCTTTGGAAGAGGAAGGCCACATAGACCATTCCCTTTAAATGCAGACTCAGGTTGGCCTGTAATCTGTGTACCCTGTGGTATTTGGCCAGTGAGTTTGTTATGTGATACATTAATATACACCAAGAACGAGATACTTGCTAACTCTTGTGGAATTGTCCCAGAAAGTTGGTTACGGGATATATCCAGTGACTCGAGATATGTGAGGTTGGCCAAAGGCGATGGAATATGACCGGTGAATCCGTTGTTGGCTAAGTTGATCGCAATCAGCGACTTCCACTGACCTATGGAATCTGGAATATGACCGGTGAAACTGTTGTTGGCTAAGTTGAGTGCAACCTGCCGCCAATTCAAAAGACCAATCGATTCTGGAATATGTCCTTCAAATCTGTTTCCAGAGAAATCAACGATTGCAAAAATGTAAGGGATCCTCATCTCTATGTTTATTCCTTTCATGTTTATAGACATGGAAGGATGAAACCCAAGCGAGTAAGAATCTCCGATGGATTTCAATCGGTGGCCACTATATTCTTCAAGCGTACTACTGATGGCTGCACTCCAATTCAAAAAGTAATTTGGTGGCAGGCTTCCGTCAAACATGTTACGAGATATGTCAATTATCATCAGTTTTGAAAATGGTAGaggatgctgaggagaagatatAGGACCGTGGAATCTGTTTGATCGTAGGATAAGTGCTTGCAGATTTGGCAAAGACTCCAACCAGAAAGGAAACGTGTCATTGATGTGATTACTCTCCACAGTTACATACTCTAGGCTTTTGCAATGTACAAGAGACCTTGGAAGCTTCCCACTTATTTGATTGTGGCCAACGTTAAGCATTTTGAGTGAGCTGTTGGAGAATGTTTCGGGAAGGCTTCTGAGGCTGTTGTGATGGAGATTCAACACTGCTAGTGATTCACTCAAGCAACTTGGAACCGAACCACGTAATCTGTTGTTCGACAGATCAAGAAATAATAGGTTCCTTGAATTGCACAAGGAAAGAGGCATCTCTCCTGTGAAATTGTTGTCTGATGCAAGTATGTACTTGACGGTTGGTGGAATGTTGGGAAAAAATCCTCGAAAGGCGTTTGAATTCAAAAACAGGTGGACTAGTACTGAAGAGCTATGGAGCGATTCTGGAGAACCTTCGAAACTATCAAGGGAGTTGTGAGAGAGACTAAGCGCGGTCAACGAAGGAAGATTCCATAACCATTCAGGCACTTTTCCTTGGAGACTATTGTTAGAAAGGTCTAGAAAATAAAGCTTGGTTAATATGGTGGTGTTTGCAAGGCCTGGGTTGCTGAATGAGGAAGGAAGCTCTCCAGTAAAGCCATTATGGTGAAGATCCAAGTACTCTAAGTCGGTGAGTCGCCCAAACTCTGCGGGTAACAAAGAGGAAAAGTCGTTGA
This genomic stretch from Raphanus sativus cultivar WK10039 unplaced genomic scaffold, ASM80110v3 Scaffold3544, whole genome shotgun sequence harbors:
- the LOC130506677 gene encoding receptor-like protein 20 is translated as MTLHVRLSSISCFFGCVFALSFLVTTLVSLPYRRLDQVESLLAFKNEFLPSCNNSVTDSWTRDAISFDGVLFDEDTGGVTELKLRGACLSGTLDANSSLFRLHEIRYLDLSFNDFSSLLPAEFGRLTDLEYLDLHHNGFTGELPSSFSNPGLANTTILTKLYFLDLSNNSLQGKVPEWLWNLPSLTALSLSHNSLDSFEGSPESLHSSSVLVHLFLNSNAFRGFFPNIPPTVKYILASDNNFTGEMPLSLCNSRNLLFLDLSNNRLRGSVPSCLSESLAVLNLHHNSLRSLPETFSNSSLKMLNVGHNQISGKLPRSLVHCKSLEYVTVESNHINDTFPFWLESLPNLQALILRSNRFHGPISSPQHPLPFSKLMIIDISRNMFDGSLPPNYFLNWSAAISSTLEEYSGHRLKSIGDSYSLGFHPSMSINMKGINIEMRIPYIFAIVDFSGNRFEGHIPESIGLLNWRQVALNLANNSFTGHIPDSIGQWKSLIAINLANNGFTGHIPSPLANLTYLESLDISRNQLSGTIPQELASISFLVYINVSHNKLTGQIPQGTQITGQPESAFKGNGLCGLPLPKSCFRENVSATMQKQPSHASKAMHNFNSRDTLLLFSFLIVFHFVLSFSIPLSKSL